In Nostoc piscinale CENA21, the genomic stretch TTCCCTTGAAGATTAAACCCAGCATTCAACCCAGATTTTAAAGAACCACTGGCTACTACTGTTCCATTCAAAGCACCTGTTAATTCTGCCAAGCTGGGTAAAGGCGGTGCTTGTTTTTTCTCTTGCTGTTGTTGCTGTTCTGTGGCTGTGGCAATTTTAGAGAAGTATTCTAGTTGTGTGAGCAAGTCTGCATTGGGTAAGCGCACAGATGTGGTATCAAGTGCGGTTGCGCCTGCTAGTGTGGGTGGTTCTGTACCTGTGCTGAAATCTTTAAAATCGTAGATATTAAACGCTTGTAAAAGTTCTTGTATTCGCGTTTGGGCTAAATTCGCTTGGACTTGAAATTGGGGATTATTGCCAGTTTGCACACTTCCACTGAGGGCAATGCTACTTTCTCCCAGACGCAAGAGACCGTTAGTTAAGTTAGCCGCACCATTGGCATAATTAAAACTACCACGAAATTCTGCGGCGGAAACTCTGGCAACACGGGGCTGAGAAATTGCCACATCTCCCGCTAAAGCATAATTATTCAGATTAACTACTAAATTTCCTGATAATTGCCCGCCCAAGGGTTTCAAGTTATTGTTAGGTAAAAAGCCGCCAACCAAGGCGATGGGAAATTGTTGGGCGTTGATAATTAAATTATCTCCCTCGGTTCTACCTGTAGTAATAGCGCCATCACGCCGGACTAAAAAGGAAGTTGGGCGATAGTTGCCATCGAGGTTGAGGGCTATCCTATCTTGTGTACCTGCGAGGCGCAGACTTGCCCCTTGTCCGCCTTGAAAATTCACATTACCAGTTAAAACGGGGTCAAATGCTACGTTTCCGACATTGAAATTCCGTAGCCGCAGACTACCCGTAGCTTGGGGAACTTCTGGAGTACCTGTCACTCGCCCATTAAAATCAACAAAACCTGATAGGGCGATATCTCCGGGAACTTGCACACCAGTATTATTGAGGTTGAAATTCTGCGCCAGGACATCAAAATTAAAGCCGGTGATTTTCGGTGTACCTGTTGCTGGTAATTGTACAGCGATCGCACCACTCGCACTAACCCCCGGTGTCGTCGCCCGTGGCACAATAATTTGCTGACCATTCCAACGAAATTCGGCTGACAATGGTTGTGCTAACTGCGCTATTCCTTGGTTGGCGCGAAGTTGTCCGGCGGCGCGGATATCTGCTAAGGCAAAAGATTTTGTATTCCCAGCCACCTGCACATTACCATTCAGCCTACCCCGTAGTTGGGGTGAAAAACGGCTGAGTTGAATTTGAGAAGCATTCGCCACTGCTTGCCAGCGACCATTATTCAAGCTAATATCCCTGACATTGACTCTACCCCCCGCCACACTCAAGTTTGCTTGTCCTGACGCTTGAATGGTTTCCGGTTGGAAAGATTTTGTGCTGCCTGATAAATTCACAGAGGCACTACTTAATACTCCTTGGAATTGTGCGGGAATCTGCGAAAAACGGCTGAGTTGAATTTGGGAAGCATTCGCCACTGCTTCCCAGCGATTATTATTCAAGTTAATATCCCTGACATTAACTCGACCCCCCGCCAGACTCAAGTTTGCTTCTCCTGAAGCTTGAAAAGATTTGGTACTACCCGCCAAACTCACCGAAGCACTAGTTAATACTCCCTGAAATTGGGCAGGAATTTCTTTAAATCGGCTTAACTCAACTTTTTCTGTATTAACAACAGCTTGCCAACGGTTTTGGGCAACTTGACCTTTAGCAGTGATGGTATTACCCGCTACATTAAACACAGCCGTTGGCAAAACAAAATTCTGCCCTTGTTGCTCAATGACTGCTGCACCGATGGTTGGGTAGGTAGCATTCGGCGCTTGCACTTGGGCGACTGTCCGCAAATTCCCCAGATAGCCAAAAACCCTAGCATTGGCTGAGACGTTCCCGACTTTGATGCTAGATGCAGAGTTGTTGGTTTTGGCGATGACATCCCCTGGTAAATTTTGGGCGAGAACATTCAACAATACTCTGCCTTGGGGCGCTAGTTGCACTTGACCACCGCCGACGATTTGCCCTCCGGCTGGTGGTTGCACCAAGATTCTGGCAATGTTGAGTACTAAAGGTTGCTTGCCGAGAGAACCAGTAATTTGTGTATTAGCTGAGACATTACCGATGCTAATTGGTGGTGTAATCCCGTATTTCTGCGCCAGTATATCTCCTGAAATACCTCCGGCTTGCAGGTCAAATTTTACTTGACCGCCTAGTATTGCTTGACCACCGCCTGTAATGATTCCACCTGCTGCGGGGACGAGTTTAAGATTTGAGACAGTGATTTGAGAAGCATTTTTATTGACATTGAGGCGAAAGTCAGTATTAACAGTTTGGAACTGCACACGGTCAACTTGAACAGGTTTGGTGTTGCTGACTGTACCGCTAAGAACTGGCTGTTGCAGAGAACCTTGCACTTTAACCTTGGCTTGGACTTCCCCCGTGGCGACGACGGGAGATTTAACGTTGAAGGTGTCTAAGAGATTTTTTGCATTGACGGGTTTGACAAGGGCGGAAAGGTCAAAACCTGTTTTTAGATTGACTGTACCATTGGCTAAGAGAGGAACTTTGCCCAAATTGGTGGTGAGATTATCTAATGCGATCGCCTCACCTTGAAATACTAATCTGCCATTAGAATTAACAAACTTCTGGGGAACATTTTGAATTTGCGCTGTGACTTGATGAGGAATAGCAGTCCCGGTAATTGCTATATCTGAAGCATCTGCGGGAATTGTCACTTTTAAATCAGCATCTACCCTTCCGGCTTGCAAAACAAGGGGTAATTCCAGTAATCTACTAACATTTGATGCTGATAAATTATCTGCTGCAACCTGAAGATTAGTTTGTTGCGGTTGAAATTGTGTATCACCAGAAATTTTAACTGTGCCGCCTCTAGCAAATTGACCTGTTATTTCATAACTAGCTCCTTTATTTTCTGGTAAAAATCGCGCCACACCACCAAATTGATTAATCACTACAGAACCTTTAGGTTTGGTTGGTGCAGAAGCTGGTGATAATTCTACATTGCCATTAACAATCTGAAGTGTTTGTAATTGAGTTTGAACAATACCTTTTCCTTCTTGAGACTTGACCTCAGTTGTTACCCAACGCCCATCCTGGTTTTGCTGAATGTAAACATCGGGTTGAACCAAGGTGACATTTAACGGTAGTGTGCGGGTGAACAGGACTGGTAACAGTGAAAACTTTACCTCAACAGCCTTTGCTGTCAATTGGTCAGCATCCGTAGGCGTTGCTGGTATTGATAAAGAACTAAATCTCAAGCTAGAAAGAGAAAAAGACTCTACTTGACCTAAATTAATTGGTCGCCCTAGTAATTGTTCCAGATTTGTTTCTACTAACGGTGCTAATTCGTTATAAACATAATTTCTTACCCACCAAATTCCTGATGCAATGCCAGCAAGCAAGAAAATTCCTATAACTAGGCTAGTACGTCTTAAAAGGAGAAGATGTAATAAACGACGGTTTGTCGGCTCCTGATCATTTCCTGAATTGGGAGGGCGCGTCATTTTCGTTACCAGCAACGCTATCGAGTAACAAAGTTATTATTACCCGAAAACAACATAGTTGTTTTACCTAACTTCTCAAAACTTGTTCTAGATAGATTAGTAGTTCCTTCTCTTGAGAGATGACAGACTGATAGTACTTATTTGGGTGTAGGGGGGTAAGGGTTTAGGGGTGTAGGGGAAGACACACTTTTTTACACCCTCATACCCCCAAACCCTGACACCCTCATAACCCCCGCACCCTGACACCCTCATACCCCACACCCTGACACCCCTACACCCTCATCTTCCTAACTAAGTTTCAAGCATTAATTAACAGTCTATTTGCTACGTTAACAGGAGAAATTCAAGAAAAGTTAACCTGAAGTAAAAAAAAATACATCGTTTAAGGTTTCATCTTCCGGCATTGTCTCATAGACTAGGGGCAGCAACCTTATTAAAACTGGCTGAGGAAAGTGGAAATTGACTGAGACAAACAACTTAAACTCTACCTTTCAAGATGTGTCCCGTAGAGAATTGCGAGATTTAGTCAGGACGCAATTGCAAATGCTGTTAGAAGCAGCAGATTTACAAGCGGCAAAATCAATTTTAGTACCCGTACAACCTGCGGATATTGCCGAAGCAATTGAAGGTTTACCAGAAGCGATGCACGCTTTAGCTTTTCGTTTGCTTTCTAAAGATGAAGCGATCGAAGTCTACGAGTATCTTGACTATAGTGTACAAGAACGATTAATTGAAGAATTAAAAAGTCAAGAAGTTCGTGATATTGTCGATCAAATGTCTTCGGATGACAGAGCGAGGTTATTTGATGAATTGCCTGCCAAAGTTGTCAATCGGTTGCTAGAACAATTAAGTCCGGTAGAACGTCAAGCTACGGCTTTGCTGTTAGGTTATGAACCTAATACAGCCGGGCGAATTATGACTTTAGAGTTTATTTCTCTCAAGGAAAATATTACAGTTATTCAGGCTCTAGAGCGGATTCGTCGGTTAGCTAATGCCAGCGAAATCATTTACTATCTCTACGTCACAGACGCAGAACGACGCTTGACAGGGATTGTATCTCTGCGAGATTTGGTAACATCTCAACCAGAACAAATCATTGGGGAAATTATGACCCGTGATGTGATATTTGTTCGCACAGATACAGACCAAGAAGAAGTCGCAAGAGCCATCCAAAGATATGACTTTTTAGCTGTACCTGTGGTAGATAAACAACAGCTTTTGGTAGGTATTGTTACGGTTGATGATGTAATTGATATTTTACAAGAAGAAACCACTAAAGATATTTATGCGTTAGGTGGTGGTGTACAGTCGAGTGGCGATAATTATTTCCAGATGAACTTGATGGAAGTCGCACGTAAACGAGTGGTATGGTTATTTGTTTTATTAATTACTAATACTGTTACAGGCACAATAATTAAATCCCAAGAAGATATTTTAACCAAAGTAGTCACCCTAACAGCATTTATTCCTTTATTAACAGGAACTGGCGGTAACGTAGGCGCTCAATCTTCGACAGTGGTAATTCGGGGGATGAATACTGAAGAAATTCGTTCTCTCGGTACATGGCAAGTAATTGGCAGAGAAGCGATCGCAGGTTTACTCTTGGGTGGTATGCTGGGGATAATCGCTACAATTTGGGCATATTTTTTACAAGGAAGAATTGAAGTTGCGATCGCTGTTGGTACTAGTTTAGTCGCGATTTCGGTTTTAGCTTCGGTTTCTGGTTCCACACTGCCATTTTTATTTCGGATGTTACGTTTAGATCCTGCTTTGATGTCTGCACCATTTATCACCACAGCCGTCGATGTCGTAGGAGTTTTGATTTATTTCAATTTGGCAAGAGTAATTTTACAGCTATAGCAGAAGGCACTCCGGCAAAGCCGGAGAAGTCAAAAGTAAAAAACCAAAAGTCAAAAGTATTCTTGATTTTTGACTTTTAACTTTTGCCTTGTGACTTACCGTTATGCGGTTGAGGCAGGAGACAGGGAAAGTCTTGTAAAAACACTAACACTCTTCCACCCCCCCCCAAAAGTAAACAGATGGATAAAATTTACCCATCTGTAACAAGTAAGCGGAGGTATAAACTTGTGTGTTAGTTAGCGTGTGCTAGTTGTGGAGATTCAATCGCAGAGAATTTCACAGCTTTGACGAATTCTTGCAGCACGTCTTTTAGCCTTTGTTCCAGTTCTTCATCTAGCAGGACACTATCATCGGGTTGCTTTTGAATTTGTTTGTCTACTGCATATACGGTGGCGAGAATATGGCGTGCGCCTAACTCTCCAAGGATGGGTTTCAGGGCATATTCAATAGCTAACAAATGGGCAATTGTGCCACCAGTCGCCAGAGGTAACACGACTTTTCCGGTCAAGGATTTTTGCGGGAGTAAGTCTAAAAATGCTTTGAGTACGCCTGTGTAAGCAGCTTTGTAGATTGGTGTGGCAATAATTACGCCGTCGGCTTGGGCTAATAAAGCTTTGGGTTGTTCTAAGGCGGGGCTGTCATACTTGCCAAACACTAAATCTTCCGCAGGTAAATCGCGCACAGAAATAATGTCTATGTGTAGACCTTCTTTTTCCAAGAGTTTGGCGGCATATTCCAAAATTCCGTAGGTTCTGGAAGGATGGGAAGGACTACCTGCGATCGCTAAAATCCGAGTCATGTAAATACACTCCTAATTTATACATTAATTCACGGTGATTTTGTCTTTTTGGTCTGCATAGCCTCGGCTGTATTGACCTTCTCACTCAAACGTTCGTAGGGGCGGCGTAAACTCATTGTCTCAACTTCCCAAATGTAGCCATGAATCACCACATCATCGGGAATCAACGGAGATTGACGTAGCAATTCCACCTGCTGTTTGCAGATTTCGTCTACATCGGTAAAGGTTTTAATCCATTTGGAAAACACACCTTTGGGTAGTTTCAACTCTGGTAAGGCGGGATCAACTGCAACTGCATCCACATCAATACCTCGGCTGCGTAACACTTCACTGAGAAAGTCTCCAGAAGCACTCATCATGCCGCACTCAGTATGGTTAATCACAATAATTTCTTTGGTGTTAAAAAATTGTGTGGTTAACATCGCTGACCGAATGGCATCATCTGTGACTAACCCGCCAGCATTACGAAAAATATGTGCATCGCCCTCGGCAATTCCTAAAGCTTTTTCTACTGGTAAACGTTCATCCATGCAGGCTAATACCCACAAACGTTTATTGTTGGGTATGCCCAATTGTCGCCGCAATGCCCAAGCTTCTTTTTGGGCAAGTTTTTCGTCAATTTGTTGATGCAACATAGCGGCTAATCTCCCATTCCTTTACTCTTTAGGATATGGACGCAGCTTTTTGCTGAGGCTGCTGCTTAAGGAATTCTTCATTAGCGACAATCTCGCCAAAGGGACTGATGATATGTTTTTCTTCGACTTTGGGCAAGTTCTCTAAAGGTAAACGCCCAAATAATAATTCTGCAACGCGATAAGCTTCTTCTAAATGGGGATAGCCAGAAAGAATAAAGGTTTCAATTCCCAAGTCTGCATATTCCAACATTCTGGCGGCGACTCTATCGGGATCACCAACCAGTGCTGTACCTGCACCACCACGCACTAAACCCACACCAGCCCATAAATTCGGACTAATTTCGAGTGTTTCTCGGCTACCTTTATGTAACTGACTCATACGGCGTTGCCCTTCCGAATCCATCCTCGCATAAACTTTTTGGGCTTTGGCAATGGCTTCATCATCCACATAGCGAATCAATTGATTAGCTGCGTCCCAAGCTTCAGTTTCAGTTTCCCGCACAATCACGTGTAGCCGAATGCCAAACCGCAAAGTTCTACCTTCAATCTCTGCAAGTCTGCGAACTGCGGCAATTTTTTCGGCAACTTGTTCGGGTGGTTCACCCCAAGTTAAGTAAACATCAACGTGTTTGGCGGCGATTTTTTGGGCGATCGCAGAGGAACCACCAAACCACAACGGCGGATAGGGTTTCTGCACAGGCGCAAACAAAATTTTACCGTCTTGAATATCTAGGTACTCACCTTTGAGGTTAACAGTTTCGCTATTGACGAGCGATCGCCATACCGTCAAAAATTCATCTGTTAATTCATAACGCTCATCATGAGCTAAATGCAAGCCATCTCCAGCCGCCTCCACAGGATCGCCACCAGTCACAACATTAATCAGCAACCTTCCTCTAGACAGACGGTCAAATGTCGCCGCCATCCTCGCGGCTAACGTTGGCGACATCAAACCTGGACGTATCGCCACCAAAAAACGCATCTGTTGGGTTAAGGATACTAAAGTTGATGCCACAACCCAGGCATCTTCACAAGATTTCCCGGTAGGTAATAATGCCCCTGTGTAACCCAGGTCATCTACTGCCTGTGCAATTTGTCGAAAGTACGGAAAGCTTACAGACCTCCCGCCAGTAGCTGTTCCTAAGTAACGCCCATCGCCGTGGGTAGGGATGAACCAGAGTAGCTGCATGAGTCCTATCCTTATTAAATACGGTAAATATATCGATTTACCGTATTTTAGTCTTGGATTAAGAGTATCACACATTGAACTCAGGGAAGCAAGGGTTTTTTTCAACTAGGTAGCCACAGGCGTTTGATATAGCAAAAGTCAGAATACTCGTGAAATTAGAAATAGAAAGCAGTGACTTAGTATTGTTTGTCCTATTTTCAAGTTAGCTATACAGGTAAAAATCTTTTATTGCCTACGTCCCATTCTTTTTTTCCAGTGTGTATTAATTTACTTATGATTATATTTTTGTTAAACTAACTTTAAATTACATAAAGTCAATAGTGTTGCCGTATTTTATTTAACACTCATCAATAAGTAGCCATTCAACTAACTATTGGGAACAAGTACTGATATTTAGCTATACACGTAAGGAGATAGAAAAATGGGGCCGATGTTTATTAATGCTGATGATTGGCCACATATAGGATTTAGGCTAGTAATGGCGTTGGTAGTTGGTTGCATGATTGGATTTAACCGTCAGCAAGGTGGTAGGCCAGCCGGAATGAGAACATTTATGTTAGTCAGTATGGGAGCAGCCTTGTTTGTTATGATACCATTACAAGCTGAAGGTGATAGTCCTTATGCAGCGACTAATGCCTTAAGTCGAACAATTCAAGGTGTTGCTACTGGGGTAGGATTTCTCGGAGCAGGATTAATTTTACAAGAATCCCCCAGAAAGAGTGCTGTTCCTAAAGTGCGGAATTTAACTACAGCTGCTTGTGTATGGACAGCCGCCGGATTAGGTGCTGCTATTGGCTGTGGTTTGTGGCAAATGGGATTAATAGGTGGACTGCTGACGTTGATTACTCTAAGTGGAGTGAAACGCATTAATCAGTCAGTGAAATTTAAGTTTGAGCAGAGTAGGACAATACAAACTCAAGAGAAAGTTAATCTCTTTGAGTCCGATGAGAATGATTAAATTTAAAATGTTGCCCAAGAGCGATCGCTACTTTAACAAACATTTTTATAACTTAGTATGAGATTTTTTGACTTTAGCAATCCAACCTTTATATAAATTCAGAATCTCTGCATAAGGAACAGTAGTTTCTGAAATTAAATAAAATAGTGGCTGGGCAAAATTGTTAGGAAATAGTTTGTGGAGAATTTTTGCAAAAATGTCTCTAATAATATACTCAATAAATAACCATTGTGATAAAGGAAATGCGTTATTACCCAGTTCTACTAAAGCATAACCATCTGGCTGACGGCGCACAGTAAATTGTGCGATCGCCTCTGGGATATTATCAGAATATTCATCTAAAAGCTTGTCAAATATCAATACATCTTCCAGAGCAGCATTGCAACCTTGACCAATGGATGGAGATACAGCGTGAGCCGCATCACCTATGAGCAATACACTATCACCATAATGGTAACTTTGACAGCGAACTGTTAACACTGTTGATGGCTGTTTAGTGCAGAAAGCTTCCGCCTCTGATGCTGGCATTAATTGACCAATATCTGGAAAATTTGCTTGAAAAAAAATTTAATACTTCTGCCTGGGTGGAAAGATTAGCTACTTGATTTTGTTGGCGAGGAAAATGAATAATTCCACTCATGGTTTTGCCTAATTGATGGAGTAATAAGACAACCGTGCCATCTTTCAGCATCCAAGAATGGATTTTATCTGTGGATAAATTGATATTAGATTGAGCTTCAGGAGCAGGTAAGAAAAATGATTTATAATCTGTGGGAATATATTTTTGTTCACAGATAAAATTTGCCTTCAATTTCAAACTTTCTCTAACCGCCGAATAGGCTCCATCTGCACCAATTAAAAAATCGTAATGCACAGTAGCCACTTCTTCTGATGCTTTAGATGTATTAATTACTATTAAGGTTTTAGTCGCAAAATCAACTTGCTGACATTGACAATCAAAGTGGATATTTAAGCGATGATGATACTTATTAGTTAAGTCTGATAAAATGGCGATCGCTAAATTTGTTCTATCAAGAGTGAATAAAGGATTTTGTCGTGGAGTATATCTAGTTTTGCCATTACTTTGATGAAAAATCGTGCCATTCATGACTAAACTTATGTCTTTGACTGCTGCTTCTAATCCCTCAATTTGTCTTAAAGCATACATCCCTCTCTCGTTGAGAGAGATGGGATAAGTTCTAGATTTAGAAAAAGCTATAATTCTGGGGTCACTGCGACGTTCATAAATATCTACTTGATAATTATCACCACGACGTAACAAATATTGAGCCAATAACAGTCCACTTGGGCCAGCACCAATAATCACTACTTTTTTTAGCATAAATTTAGAATTGACACACAGATAATGATGACGATCTGCAAGTTTACCAATCAAAATTCAGAATAATTAATAAATAGCATTCTACTAAATAGAAATTTTCATAATCTTATACTACTGATTATAAAACTCTGAGCAATTCTAGATTCTTACGTCTATGAAATAATCATAATTTGAATAACTCTATTTAATCCTTAAATTAATTTAGAATATTTTTGATGAAACTTTATATCATCAGTAACTAAACTTATATGGTAATACAAAACATGGATAAAAAAAACTCTGTCAGAAGTGAGAATTTGCTTTTTGGGTGAATCATTTGTCAACGGTATAGGCGACCCAGAATTTCTTGGTTGGACAGGGAGAATTTGCGTAAATGCTTATCAAAAAGGGTATGATATCACCTACTACAATTTAGGTGTACGCAGAGAAACCAGTACTGAACTCAAAAATCGTTGGCTAAGAGAAGTAACTTATCGTCTACCAAAAGAATATAACGGGAGAGTTGTATTTTGTTTTGGAGTGAATGACACGACTATCGAAAATGGTCAACCTCGTGTTGCTGTTGCAGATTCACTCAATAATATACGTGAGATTTTGAGCGTAGCCAAACAGTTATATCCTGTTTTGATGATTAGTCCACCGCCATGTACAGACGCAGAACAAAATCACAGAATTGGTAATTTAGCACAAGAGTTTGCTTTAGTTTGTCAGCAATTAGATGTGCCTTATCTTAATGTTTTCCCGACATTAATTAAATCGCATACTTGGATAGAAGAAGCCAAGAATTATGATGGCGCTCATCCACAAGCAGCGGGGTATACAGAATTGGCTCAAATTGTGAATAATTGGGATGCTTGGTTAAATTGGTTTAATTAAGAATTGCTTATACTAGATGCAGTAAAACTCCTGTGAAGAATCGAACTATGACAGCATCAAATATCAAAATACCACCTTTAGAAAGTGGCGATCGCCTAACTCGCCAAGAATTTGAACGTCGTTATTATGCCATGCCTCATACTAAAAAAGCAGAACTAATAGAAGGAGTTGTATACGTGGCTTCACCCTTACGTTTTAAAAGTCATGGAAAACCACATGGAAACTTGATAATTTGGCTAGGAACTTACAAAGTTGCGACCCCTGGTGTAGAGTTGGGTGATAATTCTACAGTCCGCTTAGATTTAGATAATGAACTACAGCCGGATGTTGTGCTGTTAATTGATGAACAACTGGGTGGACAAGCAAGTATTAGTGAAGATGACTATATTGAAGGCGCACCAGAATTAATTGCCGAAGTTGCTGCGAGTAGTGCTGCTAATGACTTGTATGATAAAAAGCGAGTATACCGACGCAATGGTGTAAAAGAGTATATTGTTTGGCAAGTTTTTGAGAATAAATTTGATTGGTTCATGTTAGAAAATGGTGAATATAAAGCGTTAAATCCTGATATAGATGGGATTATCAATAGTTATGTCTTTCCTGGTTTATGGTTGGATGTAAATGCACTGTTAACTGGAGAAATGACCCAAGTTTTAGCAGTACTGCAAAGAGGTTTAAACTCACAAGAACATCAAATATTTATACAACAATTAGCAAGTAAATCTTAAATTATTCATTCAACGCTATAGTTTTATTAGCAAAAGGTATTTTTTATGCAGCAAATTAATTTAGCTGAAGCATCTCAACACTTATCAGAATTAATCGAAGCGGCGCTTGATGGTGAAGAAATCATTATCACAAAAGATAATCTGCCAGCCGTGAAATTAATGCCTATCTTACCAGTTAAACGCCGTCGTCAACCAGGAAGTGCAAAGGGTTTAATCACTATGGCTGATG encodes the following:
- a CDS encoding translocation/assembly module TamB domain-containing protein; protein product: MTRPPNSGNDQEPTNRRLLHLLLLRRTSLVIGIFLLAGIASGIWWVRNYVYNELAPLVETNLEQLLGRPINLGQVESFSLSSLRFSSLSIPATPTDADQLTAKAVEVKFSLLPVLFTRTLPLNVTLVQPDVYIQQNQDGRWVTTEVKSQEGKGIVQTQLQTLQIVNGNVELSPASAPTKPKGSVVINQFGGVARFLPENKGASYEITGQFARGGTVKISGDTQFQPQQTNLQVAADNLSASNVSRLLELPLVLQAGRVDADLKVTIPADASDIAITGTAIPHQVTAQIQNVPQKFVNSNGRLVFQGEAIALDNLTTNLGKVPLLANGTVNLKTGFDLSALVKPVNAKNLLDTFNVKSPVVATGEVQAKVKVQGSLQQPVLSGTVSNTKPVQVDRVQFQTVNTDFRLNVNKNASQITVSNLKLVPAAGGIITGGGQAILGGQVKFDLQAGGISGDILAQKYGITPPISIGNVSANTQITGSLGKQPLVLNIARILVQPPAGGQIVGGGQVQLAPQGRVLLNVLAQNLPGDVIAKTNNSASSIKVGNVSANARVFGYLGNLRTVAQVQAPNATYPTIGAAVIEQQGQNFVLPTAVFNVAGNTITAKGQVAQNRWQAVVNTEKVELSRFKEIPAQFQGVLTSASVSLAGSTKSFQASGEANLSLAGGRVNVRDINLNNNRWEAVANASQIQLSRFSQIPAQFQGVLSSASVNLSGSTKSFQPETIQASGQANLSVAGGRVNVRDISLNNGRWQAVANASQIQLSRFSPQLRGRLNGNVQVAGNTKSFALADIRAAGQLRANQGIAQLAQPLSAEFRWNGQQIIVPRATTPGVSASGAIAVQLPATGTPKITGFNFDVLAQNFNLNNTGVQVPGDIALSGFVDFNGRVTGTPEVPQATGSLRLRNFNVGNVAFDPVLTGNVNFQGGQGASLRLAGTQDRIALNLDGNYRPTSFLVRRDGAITTGRTEGDNLIINAQQFPIALVGGFLPNNNLKPLGGQLSGNLVVNLNNYALAGDVAISQPRVARVSAAEFRGSFNYANGAANLTNGLLRLGESSIALSGSVQTGNNPQFQVQANLAQTRIQELLQAFNIYDFKDFSTGTEPPTLAGATALDTTSVRLPNADLLTQLEYFSKIATATEQQQQQEKKQAPPLPSLAELTGALNGTVVASGSLKSGLNAGFNLQGNNWQWGQYTINQVIAQGNFANGVVTLSPLSIGINQGQVAFAGKLGLNQLTGQLNVASLPLSLFQPFIAQYPLDVTGEVNAVANLQGSFLDPSVNGEVSLANATLNNQPVQTGQVKFAYENARLNFDSALLLTGTQPITATGSIPAPLPFVAAKPASNQISVNANVSNEGLTLLNLLTNNQVSWIDGQGQVAVNVGGTLNQPIINGNATLNNATIRAQALSEPLTNVTGTAQFNGNIVNIEGIQANYNQGLVTASGILPIFTPQANTTNPLTVLIEKPLDFQVPGLYEGGVSGNAVIQGTALKPQIGGEIELSDGQVIIGNSTTANAQPTTTDSSDINISAVTPPDTNPSPTNTTTTATRPNLPVAFDNLRLTLGNDVRVTSQPLLSFVPGVGGFSQPILSFNAKGDLTINGTLAKPLPQGEIRLTGGRVSLFSTEFTLERGYEQTATFTPSQGLDPTLNVRLLAIVPETSATNNRIVRSPSSAEISDASAINFGTLRTVRVQARVTGRASRLNENLELTSQPRRSQGEIVALLGGSILNNFAQTGDVTQGLTNFAGTTVLGSLQGTITAIGQAIGFSEFRIFPTPITDQTARRSSVLDLSAEGVFNLNRDFSVSLSRPLFSSDASFRYNVLYRLNDEILVRGATDLGNENLLFFEYETRF
- the mgtE gene encoding magnesium transporter; protein product: MTETNNLNSTFQDVSRRELRDLVRTQLQMLLEAADLQAAKSILVPVQPADIAEAIEGLPEAMHALAFRLLSKDEAIEVYEYLDYSVQERLIEELKSQEVRDIVDQMSSDDRARLFDELPAKVVNRLLEQLSPVERQATALLLGYEPNTAGRIMTLEFISLKENITVIQALERIRRLANASEIIYYLYVTDAERRLTGIVSLRDLVTSQPEQIIGEIMTRDVIFVRTDTDQEEVARAIQRYDFLAVPVVDKQQLLVGIVTVDDVIDILQEETTKDIYALGGGVQSSGDNYFQMNLMEVARKRVVWLFVLLITNTVTGTIIKSQEDILTKVVTLTAFIPLLTGTGGNVGAQSSTVVIRGMNTEEIRSLGTWQVIGREAIAGLLLGGMLGIIATIWAYFLQGRIEVAIAVGTSLVAISVLASVSGSTLPFLFRMLRLDPALMSAPFITTAVDVVGVLIYFNLARVILQL
- the ssuE gene encoding NADPH-dependent FMN reductase, whose product is MTRILAIAGSPSHPSRTYGILEYAAKLLEKEGLHIDIISVRDLPAEDLVFGKYDSPALEQPKALLAQADGVIIATPIYKAAYTGVLKAFLDLLPQKSLTGKVVLPLATGGTIAHLLAIEYALKPILGELGARHILATVYAVDKQIQKQPDDSVLLDEELEQRLKDVLQEFVKAVKFSAIESPQLAHAN
- a CDS encoding beta-class carbonic anhydrase yields the protein MLHQQIDEKLAQKEAWALRRQLGIPNNKRLWVLACMDERLPVEKALGIAEGDAHIFRNAGGLVTDDAIRSAMLTTQFFNTKEIIVINHTECGMMSASGDFLSEVLRSRGIDVDAVAVDPALPELKLPKGVFSKWIKTFTDVDEICKQQVELLRQSPLIPDDVVIHGYIWEVETMSLRRPYERLSEKVNTAEAMQTKKTKSP
- the ssuD gene encoding FMNH2-dependent alkanesulfonate monooxygenase, translated to MQLLWFIPTHGDGRYLGTATGGRSVSFPYFRQIAQAVDDLGYTGALLPTGKSCEDAWVVASTLVSLTQQMRFLVAIRPGLMSPTLAARMAATFDRLSRGRLLINVVTGGDPVEAAGDGLHLAHDERYELTDEFLTVWRSLVNSETVNLKGEYLDIQDGKILFAPVQKPYPPLWFGGSSAIAQKIAAKHVDVYLTWGEPPEQVAEKIAAVRRLAEIEGRTLRFGIRLHVIVRETETEAWDAANQLIRYVDDEAIAKAQKVYARMDSEGQRRMSQLHKGSRETLEISPNLWAGVGLVRGGAGTALVGDPDRVAARMLEYADLGIETFILSGYPHLEEAYRVAELLFGRLPLENLPKVEEKHIISPFGEIVANEEFLKQQPQQKAASIS
- a CDS encoding MgtC/SapB family protein: MGPMFINADDWPHIGFRLVMALVVGCMIGFNRQQGGRPAGMRTFMLVSMGAALFVMIPLQAEGDSPYAATNALSRTIQGVATGVGFLGAGLILQESPRKSAVPKVRNLTTAACVWTAAGLGAAIGCGLWQMGLIGGLLTLITLSGVKRINQSVKFKFEQSRTIQTQEKVNLFESDEND
- a CDS encoding FAD-dependent oxidoreductase, whose translation is MPASEAEAFCTKQPSTVLTVRCQSYHYGDSVLLIGDAAHAVSPSIGQGCNAALEDVLIFDKLLDEYSDNIPEAIAQFTVRRQPDGYALVELGNNAFPLSQWLFIEYIIRDIFAKILHKLFPNNFAQPLFYLISETTVPYAEILNLYKGWIAKVKKSHTKL